The Candidatus Desulfofervidus auxilii sequence ATGGTCCTGGTATAGAGACTACTTTTATTCCTTCTTTTAAAGCTAAGTCTACTAAATGTACACCCGGATCAGAGATACAAGGTGTGCCAGCATCACTTACTAAAGCAACATTTTTTCCTTCTTTTAAAAGCTTAAGTATCTTTTTTCCTTGTTTTTCTCTGTTTTGTTCCCGATAACTAATAATACGTGTTTTTATATTATAAAAATTAAGTAATTTTTTTGTATGGCGTGTATCTTCTGCAGCAATTAAATTTACTTCTTTAAGAACTTTTAAAGCCCTTAATGTTATATCTTCTAAATTTCCAATAGGAGTAGCAACAATATAAAGGATACCTGATTTAGAGAGTGAATGCATTATGAATATGTTCTATCTCTTTATTTTTAAGATTTATAGCTATAACATCGAATCTTACTTTTAAATTTTTCTCATTAAGTGTTTTTAAATAACACATTGCTACTTTTATAATTTGTTTTTGTTTATGTTTATTTACTGCTTCTTTAGCTAAACCAAATCGTTTGGTAGTCCTTGTTTTTACTTCTACAAATACAAGGGTATCTTTTTCTAAAGCAATTATGTCAATTTCACCTAATTTGTTTTTATAATTAGTAGCAATAATTTTATACCCTTTTTTCTGCAAAAATTTCTTGGCTAATATTTCCCCTTCTGTGCCTATTTTAGTCTTGCCAAACTTCCAAAATTTCATATTGTTCTAAATGAAAATTGGGCTCAGAGATAAATTCAATTTCTTTCCCTAAGGATTTTAAGATATCTTGCCAAATAATTGTCTCTTTTTCACGAATATGATTAATTAAATCTGGGTGTGCTCTTAATTTCAATCGTTTTGCTAAAGTTGTATGCTGTTCTAATTCACGTAATATTTCATAAAAAATAGTTCTTTTTGATTTTGTAAATCCTCTTCCTTTACAACATGCACAGGTTTCACCAAGGCATTTAAGCAAACTTTCTCGCGTACGTTTTCTGGTCATCTCTACTAATCCAAGTTCTGACATGTGAATAATGCGTGTTCGACTTCTATCTTTTTTTAAAGCTTCTGCTAGTGTGTCTAACACTTTTTTCCGATTGCTTTCCTTTTGCATATCAATAAAATCAATAATTATAATACCTCCTAAATCTCTTAACCTTAATTGTCTTACAATTTCATGAACAGCTTCAAGATTTGTTTTTACAATAGTT is a genomic window containing:
- the rsmI gene encoding 16S rRNA (cytidine(1402)-2'-O)-methyltransferase, with product MHSLSKSGILYIVATPIGNLEDITLRALKVLKEVNLIAAEDTRHTKKLLNFYNIKTRIISYREQNREKQGKKILKLLKEGKNVALVSDAGTPCISDPGVHLVDLALKEGIKVVSIPGPSALVAALSIAGVPIHPFLFLGFLPQKEGKKRKLFESLKNIHYTIVFFESPHRLKKTLKLLEEIYPESNIVIAREVTKLHEEIIRGKIKEIQEKLKEIKGEITIILTRTASISGRKIN
- a CDS encoding YraN family protein, producing the protein MKFWKFGKTKIGTEGEILAKKFLQKKGYKIIATNYKNKLGEIDIIALEKDTLVFVEVKTRTTKRFGLAKEAVNKHKQKQIIKVAMCYLKTLNEKNLKVRFDVIAINLKNKEIEHIHNAFTL